The nucleotide sequence TTTCATGGAAGATTGAGAGGTTAAACAAAGCAGCAGCAGCGTCCTTTCTTCCTCTAAGGTTGTCAGATCCCAAAAGATGAACTAATGCCTTGGCTGCACCAGATCGACCAATTTTTGCTTTATATTCTTCCAAGGCAGAAAGGGTAAATAAAGCTGCTGCTGAATTCTCTTTGGCCTCTGTAGTACCTGAATCTAGAACGTGCATAAGTGCTCCAATAGCTCCTGCTTCTGCTATAAGAATTTTATTATCATCATTGATGGACAAGTTCAATAGAGCAGTCACTGCATTTTCTTGAACTTTCTTTACCATAGAATGCAACAAGGAGACTAATGGAGGAATAGCCCCAAACTTCCCAATTAAGACACGGTTTTCCATATTGTGCTTTGCAAGAAGTCTCAACTCTGATGCAGCAGCTGTTTGCAATTCAGGAGATTCACTCTTTAGACCATCAGTTAATTTTTGGACATGATGAGAAGTGGTAAGGTCATCTAAATTTGAGCTGTGAAGCAAGAATTTCCCTGTGACATTCTTTTCATGCCCATTTTCAGAGCCAAAAAGCTGGTTCTGGCCACACCATGGAGAAGAACTGAGCTCTTTATTGAAGGGAGAACAAGCTGGATATGTAGTGTCTCCTACCAAACAAGTGTTGTCTTCAAACTTACTCATGATCCCGATGATTGAAATGACACTTGACATTGATTCATTGTGACTATGGCAACCACTTTTTCCAACCAAAGCATCAGCTTCCATATTGACCATACTTGGCATCATTTGGTGATCAGTAGAATAGGAACAATCTTTCTGATCACGTTTAGGTGATACCTTAGTTTTGTGATGTTGAGTCTGATCATGGCCTTCAAGAGAGGATTTGTGGGTTGAATGTCTGCCCATTGAATGCTTAAGGTCATCACCATGCATGTGGTCTTCAAAAGCTGCAGAAGATAGAAAAGGATTTGTGACATTGCCGGACTGAGCAGAAACATCtagctttattttcttttcctcgCACCAATCTGTAATAAGCACCTTAACCGTGTAATTGGGGATAAGACTTATGTAAGCAAGAGTTTGACGGGTCCTCGGACAAATTCTGAGGCCACTGTCCAGCCATTTCTGTATAAAAGATCTTTCATATGTTTGCCCTGAGGCCACAATTACTGGATCCAACATAAGTTGCAAAGAGAGAGGGCAGCGGAAATGCGAGGGAACGGGATGCCCATTGAGAACACCAAATTGTTCGAGTTTCTCGATACAATAGCAGATATGTGTGACTAACACGATGACCTGATTTATATGGTCCACAACTTCTGCTTTTGATTTGAGTTCACCTTTCATTCTTTCCTTTTCAAGAGCTATACTTTCCATCAGGAGTTCTTGATTTGATGTCAAGCAAAGAGTAGCCATGATCTTTATGAGATCTTCAATGCTAGGTATGATATTTGCCTTTAGATCTTTAAGAACATGATCAATCAGTTCTGAAACTGTGTCCTGCTCCGCATATTGAAGCTCCTGAATGCAATTCTAGAAAATAATTTGTAGACATTAGCTTTTTACTGCCTGGAGTACAAGAGATTGGTATCACTTGAGTTAAGACCTAGCGATTGAAAAAAGATGCCTCCATACTAAAAGATCGGACTGTCGCACACCAAATACCTGGATGTGAGCTGAGAGCGAAGATGACTGTAGCAATGCACTCGAGAAATGACATATCTCTAGTGCTGACTTTTGGACCTTCAACAAGATGGGTTCACTTTGTAAAACCTGCACATAAGCACTATATCAAAGAATGAGGATCATGATACATGGGCAGTAGCCAACATCACTATCCCAGAGATGTTGTATATATATTCAAATCTAAGCATTAATTCAGGAATACTTATGTTTGACCTACCTGTGCTGACAATTTTGGAACAAACTAATTATCAAAAATATCAAGAGGTCTATGTCAGTAGCAAAAGGAACATGGGCTGATATGGCCAGATTCAATTTTGTTGATCCATTGTTGCATCAGACCCTGTTAAGATTCTCTTTGTAATCTGAATAGTCTCGAGTTAATGGAATTCTGAGTTTTATATAATTAGACATGTGACAGACTCTTGCACAACACATCTTTCAGATGTGTGCATCATCTCAGTGTCCGGCCATGGATGTTGGCTTACAAACCAAATCATATAAATTTTCTTCGTGCAATATGATTTCTCATTTTTCTAAACAGTCATCTCTACATTCCATAAGATATATACGTATTAGTTTTCATGAAGTGACCAGGACACCACTTATGCATATACAACATAGCTTCTCCTTAGGTTGAAAACAGTCATCTGTACATTCCATAAGATATAATACGTATTAGTTTTCATGAGGAAGTGACCAGGACACCACTT is from Musa acuminata AAA Group cultivar baxijiao chromosome BXJ1-6, Cavendish_Baxijiao_AAA, whole genome shotgun sequence and encodes:
- the LOC135677393 gene encoding U-box domain-containing protein 3-like — its product is MDGDVTGGLINSISRFIHLVACQTTKSASLKDFRKIVGILKLLRPVVDQVFDPELPFDEHLMKELEELDVAVNEARELVEKGPQRMSKIYTVLQSEPILLKVQKSALEICHFSSALLQSSSLSAHIQNCIQELQYAEQDTVSELIDHVLKDLKANIIPSIEDLIKIMATLCLTSNQELLMESIALEKERMKGELKSKAEVVDHINQVIVLVTHICYCIEKLEQFGVLNGHPVPSHFRCPLSLQLMLDPVIVASGQTYERSFIQKWLDSGLRICPRTRQTLAYISLIPNYTVKVLITDWCEEKKIKLDVSAQSGNVTNPFLSSAAFEDHMHGDDLKHSMGRHSTHKSSLEGHDQTQHHKTKVSPKRDQKDCSYSTDHQMMPSMVNMEADALVGKSGCHSHNESMSSVISIIGIMSKFEDNTCLVGDTTYPACSPFNKELSSSPWCGQNQLFGSENGHEKNVTGKFLLHSSNLDDLTTSHHVQKLTDGLKSESPELQTAAASELRLLAKHNMENRVLIGKFGAIPPLVSLLHSMVKKVQENAVTALLNLSINDDNKILIAEAGAIGALMHVLDSGTTEAKENSAAALFTLSALEEYKAKIGRSGAAKALVHLLGSDNLRGRKDAAAALFNLSIFHENKVRIVQAGAVKYLVELMDPSSGMVDKSVALLANLSTIPEGRLAIVQERGIPPLVEIVETGSARGRENAASTLSQLCLNSQKICSLVLQEGVVPPLIALAQFGTPRAKEKAQQILSHLRSQREGIGRKAKS